The Mycolicibacterium fluoranthenivorans DNA window CGCACCCGGGTCCCATTTGCCCTGCGCGTAGCCCGCGTACTCCTTGTGCCCGATGGTGCGTGCCGAGGTCTGGGCCAGCCGCCGGTTGATCGCCGCACAACAGCGGACCAGCGCGAAATACTGGGCATCGGGCCAGTTCTGACGATGAGGGGCGAGCGGACTGGTACCGGTGTTGGCGCATTCGATGCCGATCAGGTGCCAATTGCCCATGTTCGCGGGCACCCATGGATACATCCCCACACCCGCATGCCAGGCGACCCCGAGCGCCACGACGGTCACCGTGCCGTCCCGCGCAATGTGCAACTGCGACAACGGCCCTGCCAGGTCGGGGCGGCCCTCGGCGATCGACGCCGCGGTGGCGGTATCGGATCCCGTGTGGTGCACCATGACACCACGGATGTCCTGGAAATCGCCGTGTCCGCGGTCCCGCCAGCCCGGGTACTCGACGACATCGAGCCC harbors:
- a CDS encoding N-acetylmuramoyl-L-alanine amidase produces the protein MPSTRPWTGDPVWLADVLRAEGLDVVEYPGWRDRGHGDFQDIRGVMVHHTGSDTATAASIAEGRPDLAGPLSQLHIARDGTVTVVALGVAWHAGVGMYPWVPANMGNWHLIGIECANTGTSPLAPHRQNWPDAQYFALVRCCAAINRRLAQTSARTIGHKEYAGYAQGKWDPGAIGMTLLRSDIAVRIGVIADPAPTPRPPVPVGEYTGILLYRGVQGPQVSELQRRLKYAYASYAGGLVVDGDYGPQTEAAVREFQRRTAGLVVDGVVGPATAAALQLKVIPAD